In one bacterium genomic region, the following are encoded:
- a CDS encoding DNA methylase has protein sequence MCAKPGLEANFDATFTAVLAQREKQIQQNYRPIIGIHKWFARRPGTVFRTLLLAEFNGKEPLESSYWRAHDLEGVIADPFMGGGTTIYEANRLGFNVVGTDINPMAFWVVKQSLAPLDLDAFSETARAVIADVEKNIGKFYVTKCDTCGKPAPVKYFIWVKTQSCPRCQTENDLFPGHLLAEDVRHPRHVVSCRECGQLNEYGHQPTPENPEACRECGHAVFIQGTAKRNKTTCRKCGTAFTYPSSEAPGPPRHRMWAIEYQCKKCKPIHKGRFFKRPDADDLRKLEQARKGFAEFGPTLPIPDDEIPSGDESQRLHRWGYRRFREMFNERQLLGLGLLLRRIMEEKEREVRHALLTVFSDFLRYQNMLCRYDTYALKCQDIFSVHGFPVGLIQCENSLLGIPRVGSGSFRHFVEKYLRAKQYCLAPFETRTKGSRKEIVPIQGERIVAKFTKSFPRGGRRQVYIRAASATEMSLPPDSLDGVFTDPPYFANVQYAELMDFCFVWLRIGLGEEFSSFKATTTRTHAELTGNATMGRGLDHFTEGLSRVFCHYTSALKKGAPFVFTYHHNAPEAYVPLVVAILDAGLDCSATLPVPAEMGASLHIARSNSSVLDSVFVCRKRPTGFDDMGVEEWVRRDIEALTAAGLKISDGDIHCLTTGHVARIVINRVRATWDHTIPLGRRMLIAHEHLMRLWKEANASKVMTLLHPRKPPKDKGGNVRVAAV, from the coding sequence ATGTGCGCTAAGCCCGGCCTGGAAGCCAATTTCGACGCCACGTTTACAGCAGTCTTGGCGCAGCGTGAGAAGCAGATCCAGCAGAATTACCGTCCCATTATCGGCATTCATAAATGGTTTGCCCGCCGCCCCGGGACCGTTTTCCGGACACTGCTATTAGCCGAATTTAATGGGAAGGAGCCTCTCGAATCGTCCTATTGGCGGGCACACGATCTCGAAGGTGTTATCGCGGATCCCTTCATGGGGGGCGGCACGACGATCTACGAGGCCAATCGTCTTGGATTCAACGTTGTAGGAACAGACATCAACCCGATGGCCTTCTGGGTCGTAAAGCAGTCGCTGGCTCCTCTTGATCTCGATGCCTTCAGCGAAACTGCTCGGGCTGTCATCGCGGACGTCGAGAAAAATATCGGAAAATTTTACGTTACCAAGTGCGACACGTGCGGCAAACCGGCGCCCGTCAAATACTTCATCTGGGTAAAGACCCAATCCTGTCCCCGTTGTCAGACGGAGAATGATCTTTTCCCCGGTCATCTTCTTGCGGAGGATGTTCGTCATCCACGCCACGTCGTGTCGTGCCGGGAGTGCGGGCAGCTTAACGAGTACGGGCACCAGCCCACACCGGAGAATCCGGAAGCCTGCCGGGAATGCGGTCACGCCGTTTTTATCCAAGGCACCGCAAAGAGGAACAAGACAACGTGCCGAAAATGCGGGACCGCGTTCACCTATCCGTCCTCGGAGGCTCCTGGCCCACCGAGGCACCGGATGTGGGCTATCGAATATCAATGCAAGAAATGTAAGCCGATTCATAAAGGACGATTTTTTAAACGACCGGACGCGGATGATCTTCGAAAATTGGAACAGGCGCGCAAGGGTTTCGCTGAGTTCGGACCGACTCTCCCCATCCCTGACGATGAGATACCCTCGGGTGACGAATCCCAGCGACTTCACCGCTGGGGGTATAGACGGTTTCGAGAGATGTTCAACGAACGCCAGCTCTTGGGTCTGGGTCTATTGCTCAGGCGGATAATGGAGGAGAAGGAGAGGGAGGTCCGACACGCCCTGCTCACCGTGTTTTCCGACTTCCTCCGGTACCAGAACATGCTTTGTCGGTACGACACCTATGCTTTAAAGTGCCAGGACATTTTTAGCGTCCACGGATTTCCCGTAGGGCTGATCCAATGCGAGAACAGTCTCTTGGGAATCCCACGGGTGGGATCCGGATCCTTCCGACATTTCGTTGAGAAATACCTTCGCGCCAAGCAGTACTGCTTGGCTCCTTTCGAGACACGGACGAAGGGAAGCCGCAAAGAGATCGTTCCCATACAAGGGGAGCGGATTGTGGCCAAGTTCACGAAATCCTTCCCACGAGGAGGGCGACGCCAAGTCTACATAAGGGCGGCCTCCGCTACGGAAATGTCGTTGCCTCCCGACTCCCTCGACGGTGTTTTCACCGATCCGCCCTATTTTGCAAATGTTCAGTACGCCGAGTTGATGGATTTCTGTTTTGTCTGGCTCAGGATCGGCCTCGGCGAAGAGTTTTCTTCGTTCAAGGCCACGACTACTCGGACCCACGCTGAGCTTACCGGAAACGCAACAATGGGACGCGGCCTCGATCACTTTACCGAGGGACTGTCCCGGGTCTTTTGTCACTACACTTCAGCGCTCAAAAAAGGCGCTCCCTTCGTCTTCACCTATCACCATAACGCCCCCGAAGCTTACGTTCCATTAGTCGTGGCTATCCTTGACGCCGGTCTCGATTGCAGTGCTACGCTCCCGGTTCCCGCGGAGATGGGGGCCTCGCTACATATTGCGAGATCGAACTCGTCCGTTCTCGATTCGGTGTTCGTCTGCCGAAAGCGACCGACTGGATTTGATGACATGGGCGTGGAGGAATGGGTTCGGAGAGACATTGAGGCGCTCACAGCAGCTGGGCTGAAGATTTCCGATGGGGACATCCACTGCCTGACGACAGGGCATGTCGCGCGAATAGTGATTAATAGGGTTCGGGCGACATGGGATCATACGATTCCGCTAGGGAGAAGGATGCTCATAGCGCATGAGCACCTCATGCGCTTGTGGAAAGAAGCAAATGCCTCCAAGGTTATGACACTGCTTCACCCGAGAAAGCCCCCCAAGGACAAAGGAGGAAATGTGCGTGTCGCGGCCGTTTGA
- a CDS encoding type II toxin-antitoxin system RelE/ParE family toxin, protein MAVSRYRIEFSHRAAKAYRAFPEDVRRRIEPKIDALAENPRPRGARKIEGEETAYRVRVGDYRIVYEVHDRVFLILVMNVGHRREVYRRT, encoded by the coding sequence ATGGCGGTGTCCCGTTACCGGATCGAATTTTCCCACAGGGCGGCAAAGGCGTATCGCGCGTTCCCGGAGGACGTGCGCCGGAGGATCGAGCCGAAGATTGACGCGCTCGCGGAGAATCCCCGCCCCCGCGGGGCGCGGAAGATCGAAGGCGAGGAAACCGCATACCGGGTCCGCGTGGGGGATTATCGGATCGTGTACGAGGTGCACGACCGCGTGTTTCTCATTCTCGTAATGAACGTCGGGCATCGTCGGGAGGTTTACCGGCGGACCTGA
- a CDS encoding type II toxin-antitoxin system Phd/YefM family antitoxin codes for MPKMATSEARDHFTELINRAAYQGERTVIRRRGKGMAAIIPMEDFDLLEKVEDLIDRDLLKKARAEVRKKGTIPWEKVKADAGR; via the coding sequence ATGCCGAAGATGGCGACAAGCGAGGCGCGGGATCACTTCACCGAACTCATCAACCGGGCTGCGTACCAAGGCGAAAGGACCGTCATCCGTCGCAGGGGGAAGGGGATGGCGGCAATCATCCCAATGGAGGACTTCGACCTGTTAGAGAAGGTGGAGGACCTTATAGACCGCGACCTGTTGAAAAAGGCGCGGGCGGAGGTTCGGAAGAAAGGGACGATCCCGTGGGAAAAGGTGAAGGCGGACGCGGGCCGGTAG
- a CDS encoding site-specific integrase, translating into MGKAFTRYPVTWKGNKLNGVFTILGTDPATGEPEHIYYIRYRTPDGKMVEEKAGRSSNPDSMTPAKADGLRKDRMRGKDGAVPNTVRRQQERAEVQAEAQRWTFDKLWEEWKRENTDKKGIANDHSRYMSHLHPLFGDKEPREVTSFEVDRLRLAMLKGKAAAPGRKFVLNAKRRADYSEKKKKELAEKAAKRAGKPYAVGTVVSVLSLLRRIASFGADRRLCPGLTFKVTIPKGAKQKTEDMTEEQMARYIRVCREWPDPQEGNFQLLALYSGMRRSEIRNLKWADVDFQRGFIILRDPKSGQDERIPMNDAAAELLQAHPGEKEGGGYVFTGEKGGPRGERQIGESSRAIREAAGLPKDFRPNHGLRHTFASHLASSGEVDLYTLQKMMTHKGPQMTQRYAHLTDAALKRGANVMSRIVAMAEKAGGEF; encoded by the coding sequence ATGGGAAAGGCCTTCACCCGGTATCCGGTGACATGGAAGGGAAACAAGCTCAACGGCGTATTTACCATCCTCGGGACCGATCCGGCGACGGGGGAGCCGGAACACATCTACTACATCCGGTATCGGACCCCCGACGGGAAGATGGTGGAGGAGAAGGCCGGGCGATCCTCGAATCCGGACAGCATGACTCCCGCGAAGGCCGACGGACTCCGCAAGGACAGGATGCGCGGGAAGGATGGAGCCGTCCCGAACACGGTGAGGCGTCAGCAGGAGCGGGCCGAGGTACAGGCCGAGGCGCAACGGTGGACCTTCGACAAGCTGTGGGAGGAATGGAAGAGGGAAAACACGGATAAAAAAGGAATCGCAAACGATCACAGCCGATACATGTCGCACCTTCACCCGCTATTCGGCGACAAGGAACCGCGGGAGGTTACATCCTTCGAGGTGGACCGCTTGCGGCTTGCGATGTTGAAAGGGAAGGCGGCGGCTCCTGGGCGCAAATTCGTATTGAACGCGAAGCGCCGGGCGGACTACTCCGAGAAGAAGAAAAAGGAACTCGCGGAGAAGGCGGCGAAGCGGGCGGGCAAGCCCTACGCCGTCGGGACCGTCGTTTCCGTGCTCTCCCTCCTCCGGCGGATTGCATCCTTCGGCGCGGATCGGCGGCTGTGTCCGGGGCTCACGTTCAAGGTGACGATCCCGAAGGGCGCGAAGCAGAAAACGGAGGACATGACGGAGGAACAGATGGCGCGATACATCCGCGTCTGTCGGGAGTGGCCGGATCCCCAGGAGGGGAACTTTCAGCTTCTCGCGCTCTATTCCGGGATGCGGCGATCCGAAATACGGAACCTGAAATGGGCCGACGTGGACTTTCAGCGGGGCTTCATCATCCTCCGCGATCCGAAGTCCGGCCAGGATGAGCGGATCCCGATGAACGACGCCGCCGCGGAACTCCTCCAGGCGCACCCGGGAGAGAAGGAGGGCGGCGGGTACGTCTTCACGGGGGAGAAGGGCGGACCCCGCGGGGAGCGTCAGATCGGCGAATCCTCCAGGGCGATCCGCGAGGCGGCGGGACTCCCGAAAGACTTCCGCCCGAATCATGGACTCCGGCATACCTTCGCGTCGCACCTTGCCAGCAGTGGCGAGGTGGACCTGTATACCTTGCAGAAAATGATGACGCATAAAGGGCCGCAGATGACGCAGCGATACGCGCACCTGACCGATGCGGCGCTGAAACGAGGCGCGAATGTCATGTCGCGGATAGTGGCGATGGCAGAGAAGGCCGGAGGGGAGTTTTGA
- a CDS encoding zinc-ribbon domain-containing protein, whose product MIVECPSCKSRYTLSPALITGSRGVLVRCRKCGDRFEVRNPEMPSPTEPLESPPHGTGKRGRAAGTSAGARRCLEGSRGRGSHILAAISISGKGNFPIR is encoded by the coding sequence GTGATCGTAGAATGCCCGTCTTGCAAGTCTCGCTATACTCTGAGCCCTGCGCTGATCACCGGCAGTCGGGGGGTGCTCGTCCGCTGCAGGAAATGCGGGGATCGCTTCGAGGTGCGGAATCCGGAAATGCCGTCCCCGACGGAACCTCTGGAATCGCCCCCGCATGGAACCGGAAAAAGAGGCAGGGCCGCCGGAACCTCCGCAGGCGCCCGGCGTTGCCTTGAAGGTTCCCGAGGCCGTGGATCCCATATCCTCGCTGCGATATCAATATCGGGAAAAGGAAACTTTCCGATCCGGTAG
- a CDS encoding glutamine--tRNA ligase/YqeY domain fusion protein, with amino-acid sequence MRTIPGMQENLDFLREIVRRDIRFGAYGGRVATRFPPEPNGFLHIGHAKSICINFGIAAEFGGVCHLRFDDTNPETEDMKYVESIQRDVRWLGFDWKEKLFFASDYYEQLYELAIRLIREGKAYVDSRSDEEIRKGRGTITEPGVHGPYRDRTVEENLDLFARMKAGEFPDGAHVLRAKIDMAARNMKLRDPLLYRIRHATHYRRGEAWCLYPMYDFAHPLSDAIEGITHSICTLEFENNRAIYDWLVDNLYPEPRPRQYEFARLNLDYTVMSKRKLLQLVEEGLVSGWDDPRMPTIAGMRRRGYTPEGIRLFAARIGVDKANSRVSMELLEDAIRDDLNVRAPRAMAVLRPLKATITNWPDDRVEGLEIPLWPRDIGKAGTRTAPLAREIRIDRTDFSPDPPADWRRLRPGGEARLMGGYFIRCDEVVRDPDTGEVAELRCSYDPESLGAPAKGDRKKTTALQWVSASHAIPAEVRLYDRLFTVADPQSAEEGTTFKDFLNPGSVEVLPGCLVEPALASAAAGDRFQFVRNGYFIADAVDSKPGAPVFNRIVGLKDKYRPGGP; translated from the coding sequence ATGCGTACGATACCCGGTATGCAGGAAAACCTCGATTTCCTTCGCGAGATCGTCCGGCGCGATATCCGTTTCGGCGCCTACGGGGGCCGGGTGGCGACCCGCTTCCCCCCCGAGCCGAACGGCTTCCTGCATATCGGCCACGCCAAGTCGATCTGTATCAACTTCGGCATCGCCGCGGAATTCGGCGGCGTATGCCACCTGCGGTTCGATGACACGAACCCGGAAACCGAGGACATGAAATACGTCGAATCGATCCAGCGCGACGTGCGGTGGCTCGGGTTCGACTGGAAAGAGAAGCTCTTCTTCGCCTCGGACTATTACGAACAGCTGTACGAACTCGCGATCCGCCTGATCCGGGAGGGGAAGGCGTACGTGGACAGCCGGAGCGACGAGGAGATCCGGAAGGGCCGCGGCACGATCACGGAACCGGGCGTTCACGGCCCGTACCGGGACCGCACGGTGGAGGAGAACCTCGACCTCTTTGCACGCATGAAAGCGGGGGAGTTCCCCGACGGGGCGCACGTCCTGCGCGCGAAGATCGACATGGCGGCGCGGAACATGAAGCTGCGCGACCCGCTTCTCTACCGCATCCGCCACGCGACGCACTACCGTCGGGGCGAGGCCTGGTGCCTCTACCCGATGTACGACTTCGCCCACCCGCTCTCCGATGCGATCGAGGGGATCACGCACTCCATCTGCACGCTCGAGTTCGAGAACAACCGTGCGATTTACGACTGGCTTGTCGACAACCTCTATCCGGAGCCCCGCCCCCGGCAGTACGAGTTCGCGCGCCTGAACCTCGACTACACCGTGATGAGCAAGCGGAAGCTGCTCCAGCTGGTGGAGGAGGGCCTCGTCTCCGGCTGGGACGATCCCCGCATGCCGACGATCGCGGGGATGCGCCGCCGGGGCTACACGCCCGAGGGGATCCGGCTCTTCGCCGCGCGCATCGGCGTGGACAAGGCGAACAGCCGCGTCAGCATGGAGCTGCTCGAGGACGCGATCCGGGACGACCTGAATGTACGCGCACCGCGGGCGATGGCCGTCCTGCGGCCTCTCAAGGCCACGATCACGAACTGGCCGGACGACCGCGTTGAGGGACTGGAGATTCCCCTGTGGCCGCGTGACATCGGCAAGGCGGGGACGCGCACGGCTCCCCTGGCGCGGGAGATCCGGATCGACCGGACCGATTTCTCCCCGGATCCCCCGGCCGACTGGCGCCGCTTGCGCCCGGGCGGGGAAGCGCGTCTCATGGGCGGCTACTTCATCCGGTGCGACGAGGTCGTCCGCGACCCGGACACCGGCGAGGTCGCGGAGCTGCGCTGCTCGTACGACCCGGAGTCGCTCGGGGCGCCGGCAAAAGGCGACCGGAAGAAGACGACCGCGCTCCAGTGGGTGTCGGCCTCGCACGCGATCCCGGCCGAGGTCCGCCTGTACGACCGGTTGTTCACCGTCGCCGATCCCCAGAGCGCGGAAGAGGGGACGACGTTCAAGGATTTCCTGAACCCGGGCTCTGTGGAGGTGCTGCCGGGATGCCTCGTCGAGCCGGCCCTCGCGTCCGCCGCCGCGGGGGACCGTTTCCAGTTCGTCCGGAACGGCTACTTCATTGCCGACGCGGTCGACTCGAAGCCCGGCGCACCCGTCTTCAACCGGATCGTCGGGCTGAAGGACAAGTACCGCCCGGGGGGCCCCTGA
- a CDS encoding PDZ domain-containing protein, which translates to MRKPVHLAVLGISIVVAAGSLGMTLSRYLSLRAYAPKTAAHLAAAPPVRGVPTMPPEQWTNLFAPAQGMKLPSRLPGGGAKSASRGPLTAFVLVGTIDSSSPAVRRAILWANGMKEPKAFREKEEIEPGAILSSVERDKVWITRGGEREMLEILPVGSKTRTPVSAPVARPRREAPGGPPAVGTAPSQGVGGIRVERLGDNRYAIDEAGVAQLTGNINQFMTQIRLIPFFEGDKSAGYRIAAIRPGTTFEQLGFQGGDVLQQVNGLDVSSPEKLYTIFQNLKDEKKVSVNILRQGQKSTLTYEIR; encoded by the coding sequence ATGCGGAAGCCGGTGCACCTCGCGGTATTGGGGATTTCCATCGTCGTGGCGGCGGGCTCCCTCGGCATGACCCTATCGAGGTACCTCTCCCTGCGCGCGTACGCCCCCAAGACCGCGGCGCACCTCGCCGCCGCTCCCCCGGTGCGGGGCGTCCCGACGATGCCTCCGGAGCAGTGGACCAACCTCTTCGCCCCCGCGCAGGGGATGAAATTGCCGTCGCGGCTCCCCGGAGGGGGGGCGAAATCCGCTTCCCGGGGGCCGCTCACGGCGTTCGTCCTCGTGGGAACCATCGACTCCTCCAGTCCCGCGGTCCGCCGTGCGATCCTGTGGGCGAACGGGATGAAGGAGCCGAAAGCGTTCCGGGAAAAGGAGGAGATCGAGCCCGGGGCGATTCTTTCCTCCGTCGAGCGGGACAAGGTGTGGATCACACGGGGCGGCGAACGCGAGATGCTCGAAATCCTCCCCGTGGGCAGCAAGACGCGCACGCCCGTTTCCGCGCCCGTCGCAAGGCCGAGGAGGGAGGCACCGGGCGGACCCCCGGCGGTCGGGACCGCACCGTCCCAGGGGGTCGGCGGCATCCGCGTGGAACGCCTCGGGGACAACCGGTACGCCATCGACGAGGCCGGGGTGGCGCAGTTGACCGGCAACATCAACCAGTTCATGACCCAGATCCGCCTGATCCCGTTTTTCGAAGGGGACAAATCCGCCGGGTACCGGATCGCCGCCATCCGCCCCGGCACAACCTTCGAACAGCTCGGGTTCCAGGGTGGGGACGTCCTTCAGCAGGTGAACGGGCTGGACGTTTCCTCCCCCGAGAAGCTCTACACCATCTTCCAGAACCTGAAGGATGAGAAAAAAGTGTCGGTGAACATCCTTCGTCAAGGACAAAAGAGCACGCTTACGTACGAAATCCGATGA
- the gspD gene encoding type II secretion system secretin GspD yields the protein MQIPVLLIAGLIAFGSVAHAAEAPSDNAVSESAPASASSPAGQEEAGPGATTGVAEAPSDNVAPTEATAPAPSPEGQENAAPGTMSDVIGAPPAPGPAAAPIEATAPAPSAAPAAAPAPSMVPVAKSPTYLSMDFTDVDLPVLIKFMSEQTKKNFIFDERVQGKITIISPRRVTLDEAYNVFLYVLQAKGFTTVSQGNTIKIIAAREARQDPIRTGVSQGTAPAEFITRLVPLQYLESTEVVPLVTPLVSKDGMVSAFGSSNTLMLIDSRANIDRIVTILAEVDSEGDSGILRIYPLSYALAADAAKTMASLFVEGGPGAAASPARGRARVGLIRPSRRVAVKFLPDTRTNSVIVFASQEIHDEVADLVKKIDVPTSAGSGRINVYYLENADAEEVSKVLASLSEKRAGAPPAVARPGTPPPPTVKDVLSAELEGGVKVTPDKATNALIIVASANDYETLVGVIKKLDIRRRQVFVEAAIMEIDVDKALDVGVEWRGAAEAGGGQDGAVIGGANFGIQGGMNDLLAGLAAGAPFIFPGSGLVAGGIGGSVILPDGTKIPAIAAVLRASQANNNLNILSSPHLLTQNNKEAEIVVAENIPFITSQSRDTTNLANVINSVERKDVGITLRITPHIHESEYVSLDIYQEASALKQDALTLAQSSTVGPTWTKRSTKTTVLVKSGDTVIIGGIIQDSVTKNVSKIPLLGDIPLLGYLFRFTSDQKKKTNLLIMLTPHIIQEPGELSKPLEDRQRQMLDPFAATRDEVKRALRELRRENQP from the coding sequence ATGCAAATTCCCGTCCTGCTGATCGCCGGCCTCATCGCCTTCGGGTCCGTCGCGCACGCGGCCGAGGCGCCTTCGGATAACGCGGTGTCCGAGTCGGCTCCGGCGTCGGCATCCTCCCCCGCCGGGCAGGAGGAGGCCGGCCCCGGCGCAACGACCGGCGTCGCCGAGGCGCCTTCCGACAACGTGGCCCCCACGGAGGCCACGGCGCCCGCACCCTCCCCCGAAGGGCAGGAGAACGCCGCCCCGGGGACCATGAGCGACGTCATCGGAGCGCCCCCGGCACCGGGCCCGGCGGCCGCACCCATTGAGGCCACGGCGCCAGCGCCTTCCGCGGCACCCGCGGCGGCTCCCGCCCCATCCATGGTCCCCGTGGCCAAATCCCCCACGTACCTGTCGATGGACTTCACGGACGTCGATCTGCCGGTCCTCATCAAGTTCATGAGCGAGCAGACGAAGAAGAACTTCATCTTCGACGAGCGGGTGCAGGGGAAGATCACGATCATCTCCCCCCGCCGCGTGACGCTGGACGAGGCGTACAACGTCTTCCTCTATGTGCTGCAGGCGAAGGGGTTCACCACCGTCTCGCAGGGGAACACGATCAAGATCATCGCCGCACGGGAAGCGCGCCAGGACCCGATCCGCACCGGCGTCTCGCAGGGGACCGCCCCCGCGGAGTTCATCACCCGCCTCGTTCCGCTGCAATACCTCGAGAGCACCGAGGTCGTCCCGCTGGTGACGCCGCTGGTTTCCAAGGACGGGATGGTCTCCGCCTTCGGCTCCTCCAACACGCTGATGCTGATCGACTCGCGCGCCAACATCGACCGGATCGTGACGATCCTCGCCGAGGTCGACAGCGAGGGGGATTCGGGGATCCTCCGGATCTACCCGCTGTCCTACGCACTCGCCGCCGATGCCGCGAAGACCATGGCCTCGCTCTTCGTCGAAGGCGGCCCGGGCGCCGCCGCGAGCCCCGCCAGAGGCCGCGCCCGCGTGGGGCTGATCCGCCCCTCGCGCCGCGTCGCGGTGAAGTTCCTGCCGGACACCCGGACCAACAGCGTGATCGTGTTCGCCAGTCAGGAGATCCATGACGAGGTGGCGGACCTGGTGAAGAAGATCGACGTCCCCACCTCCGCCGGCAGCGGAAGGATCAACGTCTACTACCTCGAAAACGCGGACGCCGAAGAGGTGTCCAAGGTCCTCGCCTCCCTCTCGGAAAAGCGCGCCGGCGCCCCGCCCGCCGTCGCGCGACCGGGCACCCCCCCCCCCCCGACGGTCAAGGACGTCCTCTCCGCCGAGCTCGAGGGCGGGGTGAAGGTCACCCCCGACAAGGCGACCAACGCCCTGATCATCGTGGCGTCGGCGAACGACTACGAGACGCTGGTGGGAGTCATCAAGAAGCTCGACATCCGGCGCCGCCAGGTGTTCGTGGAGGCGGCGATCATGGAGATCGACGTCGACAAGGCACTGGACGTCGGGGTGGAGTGGCGCGGCGCGGCGGAGGCCGGTGGGGGGCAGGACGGAGCGGTCATCGGGGGCGCGAACTTCGGCATCCAGGGCGGCATGAACGATCTGCTGGCCGGCCTTGCCGCGGGAGCCCCCTTCATCTTCCCGGGTTCCGGGCTGGTCGCCGGCGGGATCGGCGGAAGCGTCATCCTGCCGGACGGGACGAAGATCCCCGCCATCGCGGCCGTCCTCCGGGCGTCGCAGGCGAACAACAACCTGAACATCCTTTCGTCGCCCCATCTGCTCACGCAGAACAACAAGGAGGCCGAAATCGTCGTCGCCGAGAACATCCCTTTCATCACGAGCCAGTCCCGGGACACGACGAACCTCGCCAACGTCATCAACAGCGTCGAGCGCAAGGATGTCGGCATCACGTTGCGGATCACGCCCCACATCCACGAGAGCGAATACGTGAGCCTGGACATCTACCAGGAGGCATCGGCCCTGAAGCAGGATGCCTTGACCCTGGCACAGTCGTCCACCGTGGGACCGACCTGGACGAAACGGTCCACGAAGACCACGGTCCTTGTGAAGAGCGGGGACACGGTGATCATCGGCGGCATCATCCAGGATAGTGTCACCAAGAACGTGTCCAAGATCCCCCTCCTCGGCGACATTCCTCTGCTGGGGTATCTCTTCCGGTTCACGTCGGATCAGAAAAAGAAGACAAATCTGCTGATCATGCTGACTCCCCACATCATCCAGGAACCGGGCGAGCTTTCGAAGCCCCTGGAGGACCGGCAACGGCAGATGCTCGATCCCTTCGCCGCCACCCGGGACGAAGTGAAACGCGCTCTGCGCGAATTGAGGAGGGAAAACCAGCCGTGA
- the gspE gene encoding type II secretion system ATPase GspE encodes MTGPASPAPFDSGELLPESALLAKIPIGYSRRHLLLPCRTASGEVVLLSGGKPEAREAIDEMRFLTGSTRVVRAPEDEVLARIDAAYERAHSPENEIVEGLPGEWDLDPTAAIEETRDLLESPDEAPVIRFVHAVLFRAIRERSSDIHFEPYEKELVVRNRVDGILYPMITAPRKWHAPAVSRVKVMAGLDIAERRLPQDGRIKIRLGGREIDIRVSTVPTSFGERAVLRLLDRGNVLFGLADMGLDPADLVTFERFLSRSSGILLVTGPTGSGKTTTLYAALRHLDSGTKNIITIEDPVEYQFQGIGQIQVNPKIHLTFANGLRSILRQDPDIIMVGEIRDAETAEIAIQASLTGHLVLSTLHTNDSASAVTRLVDMGIEPFLVASSLSGVIAQRLVRILCPDCKAPYPASAADARSVGLSTPPETPFYRPGGCEKCLHTGYSGRRALFEILPADETIRSMILTRADADGIRALAVSRGMRTILAAGAEKIVAGVTSVEEVLRVTQEE; translated from the coding sequence GTGACCGGCCCCGCGTCGCCCGCCCCGTTCGATTCGGGGGAACTCCTCCCGGAATCGGCGCTGCTCGCGAAGATCCCGATCGGGTACTCGCGCAGGCACCTGCTCCTCCCCTGCCGGACCGCGTCCGGGGAGGTCGTCCTCCTGTCGGGGGGGAAACCGGAGGCGCGGGAGGCGATCGACGAGATGCGGTTCCTCACCGGATCCACCCGGGTCGTCCGCGCGCCGGAGGACGAAGTGCTTGCCCGGATCGACGCCGCATACGAGCGGGCGCATTCCCCGGAGAACGAGATCGTCGAGGGGCTTCCGGGGGAATGGGACCTCGATCCGACGGCCGCCATCGAGGAGACGCGGGACCTTCTCGAGTCGCCCGACGAGGCGCCGGTCATCCGCTTCGTCCACGCCGTCCTGTTTCGCGCGATCCGGGAGCGGTCGAGCGACATCCACTTCGAGCCGTACGAAAAGGAGCTCGTCGTCCGCAACCGGGTCGACGGCATCCTCTACCCGATGATCACCGCACCCCGGAAATGGCACGCCCCGGCGGTCTCCCGGGTCAAGGTCATGGCGGGGCTCGACATCGCCGAGCGCCGCCTGCCCCAGGACGGACGGATCAAGATCCGCCTCGGAGGCCGGGAGATCGACATCCGCGTCTCCACCGTCCCCACCTCCTTCGGAGAGCGCGCCGTGCTTCGGCTGCTCGACCGGGGGAACGTCCTCTTCGGGCTCGCCGACATGGGGCTCGACCCCGCGGACCTCGTGACGTTCGAGCGGTTCCTTTCCCGGTCCAGCGGCATCCTCCTCGTCACCGGCCCGACCGGCTCCGGGAAGACCACCACGCTCTACGCCGCCCTGCGCCACCTCGACTCGGGGACCAAGAACATCATCACGATCGAGGACCCGGTGGAGTACCAGTTCCAGGGGATCGGGCAGATCCAGGTGAACCCGAAGATCCATCTGACATTCGCCAACGGCCTGCGCTCCATCCTGCGCCAGGACCCCGACATCATCATGGTGGGCGAGATCCGGGACGCGGAGACGGCCGAGATCGCCATCCAGGCGTCGCTGACCGGACACCTGGTCCTTTCGACGCTCCATACCAACGATTCGGCGAGCGCCGTCACGCGCCTCGTGGACATGGGGATCGAGCCGTTCCTCGTCGCCTCCTCCCTCTCCGGCGTCATCGCCCAGCGGCTCGTGCGGATCCTGTGCCCCGACTGCAAGGCCCCTTATCCGGCCTCCGCCGCGGACGCGCGGAGCGTGGGGCTATCCACGCCGCCCGAAACCCCGTTCTACCGGCCGGGCGGATGCGAGAAGTGCCTCCACACGGGGTACTCGGGCCGCCGCGCGCTGTTCGAGATCCTCCCGGCGGACGAAACGATCCGGTCGATGATCCTCACACGGGCCGATGCGGACGGGATCCGGGCACTCGCCGTCTCCCGCGGGATGCGGACGATCCTCGCGGCCGGCGCCGAGAAGATCGTCGCCGGGGTGACCTCGGTGGAAGAGGTCCTGCGCGTCACGCAGGAGGAGTAA